The genome window ATGGTTGTGTTGCAATATCTCTCTCACTCAGACGAACAGTTGAATCTCAAAGAAACTAGGCATTGGTCAAACCCAACAAAGTACTTTTGCCATTTCACAGTGATGCAGAGGAATGTCAAGGGAATCAGTTGTCggatccaaatttcaaattccagTCCAAAGCTTCAACATGGGGCACCATTTGCCATTTCCAAAAAGCTTCGtatccatttttcttcttatataTCATtctataaacataaaaatcaaaagatttaattatttaacgaGGGTTGTTTGGGttgaataaatttatgatacaAATAACTGAGTTaggtctaaaaaaatatctcaactcgaccaaatattcttaaaacttGAAAACACGAAACGGAGCAGCATCAATTAAGACcaagttttgttttattttctctcttttgcaggTGTTTGTCGTTTTTTGGCCTTATTTACCACAGATTTTGGTCAATTTCGATAAGTTCTAGTACAGTAAGCTCCTAGAACATTTAACTTCTTTTGatacttaatttttcttagattatcaacatttttcctaaaactaaaattggTCCCGATAAGTAGGTAgataatttgatattaaatGTAAATTCCTATAATACTGATTAATACTTGTCACTTAATTTTCTAATCTAAGACGTAATGTTTTTCAAGACCGATCTTAAAATTGCAATCGAATGTACACCATTGACgaaaaatatagatttaagGATACGAGTCACTGGTTGACGAAAAATCACTGGTTGCAAGGATACGACCATTGCAATCGAATGTACACCATTGACGAAAAATCGAATCCCCTCTAATgttaattcttctttcacaATAATGATTGATTGGTGAGCAATATCCAACTAATATAGTTAGAAGATTTGGTCTAactttttcttgaataatggattagtttttttaacaACGGTCCTCCGTTACTTGGTCTTATAATGAAATAAGAGTGAaagcattttattttataacgTCAAGGTACTAAAAACATTACATTGTTTACAACACAAAGTCTCCTTCAAACATTCGAAcatcttatttatttagaaacgtacaacaaaaaaaaacttaaaagacaGAGATTCAAATTGATAGAGGTTGTCTTCCTTTACCATCAATGTaccaaaaagaaagttgaTTTAGAAGAttttaaagaagaacaaaatgttGATAAGATCCATATCTAAcgcttcaaaaaaaaattatatatatatatatatatatatagttttgagATAGAATATGAACATTCTACGcaaactagaaaaaaaaattataagagcATTAAAAGAGATAAACGGAAGGAAGCATATATCCGACCTTGAGTctaagctctgataccaaatgatatggaaatcactacaaggggagtaagattcagaaTACCTTTCAATCGAATATTTCAatgcaagaacacttgtttgagatgtgaatcactccacaagcaagatcgatcatgtctagcttgaatgattctacatgtaacctaaactacatataattacaaagaaacttagtcattcgctaaaaaaaacctaaatgattgttttattacatttttcaagtccATCTTACAAACATAACAttcatggctttatatagcctcaaaataaCAACTTTTAACCTTCATGGCATTAGAAGAGTTGTAACTATATTTCACGACCATAATTAGTCATTATGTATAtcttatggccataattaactTATATGTAAATAAGCCttcaaatacattaaataaacaccataactcaaaattatgatttacccaaaatttataaccataAAACTTGATTCCTCTccaatgtgacatgaattggaACATCTCTGGATAATTTTGACagcattttcttcacatcttcatgaAGTATATTGTGTGACTggtgtctcttggttcatatcattcctCAACTattcaagaggattcgtcctcgaatgtATTTGTGAAACTTCGCTGTAAAAAATGAGTTATGAAAATACAaaggacctcacaacactctctCATGTGTATATACTCAAAAGAATTTTTAGGCCACCCTGTTTGCACTCATTCACACATatgaagctctcattctcacctctcaaaTTTTTCAATAGAGACAAATTGGATTTTAAACTCTAAGTCGAttagaaactaaaaagataaaaataaagaaaaatcaaattaagaagaaacgtaaaggaaacatatatccgatctttagcctgaagctctgataccaaatgatatggaatcaaTCCAGAGGAAAGTTTTGGAAtagattaccttgatgatcaagataaGAGTGAAGAAAACTCGTTTTTAAACTcatgattcgaatcactccacaaagaGGTTTAATCAATAGCACTTGAATGACTATAACAtgaagttctaaacacaagaatttgcaaagtgAAAGTTTAGGTAtcaacaaaactaaaataaaaactctgtTCTTCTCAATTACAAAACATGATATAGAGCAATAATATGAATGCCTATCTAtaaccttaaaaataaaacttttagtaacttatgttttatttgaaaGGTTCTCACTATCCATGACCACTTGTAACTTAGTAATTTAAAGACAATTatctaaatcttaaaaaattataataaaacattcttaaatttaaatcatttattgcACGATTAAAACACCTTATTTCGTATCAATTTAAGTaattacttgaacacgatgTTTCTctatgtcaaccacatattGTTCTAAGACTACGTgaataagtttaaatttttcaaaccATGGATGGAAGGATAGATGGTTATTGTAGAAATTGAATTGTTAATTTCATGAATTTGGGATTAAATTTGGGATTAAATTTGGGATTAAATTTGGGATTAGGGTCAATACACACCATCCGCTTTTTGGAAGTTGGTTTAATCAACAATTTGTACCGAACCAATCACACAACACCGGTTCTTGCAAATTCCCCATCCAAAATTCGACAGAATTCTGAGTATTTTATAATTAGGGGCGAGTGATTCCGAATTAGCATTTGCTGCAGAATCACTGCCAAGTCCATGGAGTAGAATCATGAAGTCAATGCCTAGTCGAGCATTGTTCTGAGTCTCCATCTTCCGCCAATTCGCTTGCAATCTTTCAAACTTGATCGTCagcttcatcttcttcaacaaTGTCTCGGTCTCTTCCTGAGATCGTTATCGTTTTGGTGCTTTTAGGCTCCCTTCGCTTCTCATGTCGTCTTTCTACTGCTTCTCCGCTCAATCACCGCTACATTGTCGGGGATCCAATTCCGTTATTCGTCAACAAGGTTGGACCTCTGAACAATCCCAGGTACTCCATTCAAATCCCCATCATTTACTAATTGGACGTTCTTTCTAATTATTAGCGTTGTGACTCTGGTAGTGAtccctaaaattttaactGCGTTGGAGATTGTTGCGTTCATGAGTTCTTAACGAATACATATCAGTCTATCGGTTTAAAGTAGATTGTACCAAAATTTAGATGAACATTGAAATTGACAGAAATGTGGAGAtgctttgaaattgaaaagtaaTATTCTTCTTTTAGTCATGTCTTATTAATAACTATTTgaacttcattttcaacatATTACTCATTTTTTGGAACCAATATACCCTGAGGAAAGAAGACGATTCTTCCCTGTGTTAACTGCGCTCTATTTGGTCGGAACCCGGTTCAATAACCTTCTCTCATAGATTCCCTTCACCAAGTCATCGCACTGTTAGAAAGGTAATCATCCTGAGAATCAAGATGGCTTATGGTTCCAAAATATCTTTAGCTGTCATAATCTCTTTTCCACCaaataaagattgaaaataTGTCCACTGTTGACCGAGACTAGGCAAAGGTAGAACACCAAACTTCGCTGACTTTCTCATAAACCTTGATTTCATCCATTCCCACTACGGCCAAAAATCCCTACTACTGCCATAGTCCAtctcttagttttttttttcttttaggttgTGCATGGACCGGATAAATTTCCCTCCTGTTGGAGAGGATTCGGCTTCAACAACAAGATCCTTGTAGCTTTACTGATGCAGTTTTTCCTTGGAATAGTTTTCGAAGTTTACAAATTGTGACTTTGTTATTGGAGAAAGAATGCCATTTTAACATATTTGAGGCCAAATCCAGACTTCAATTGAAtttgttctctctctttctctattttgCTTCTGCTCCAGTCTTATTGTTTACTTTGTTTCCCATTTTCTTGCAGCGAGACCTACCAATACTATGAATTACCATTCTGCAGTCCAGGTTAGCCTTTTGAAGGAGCCTAATTGAAAGACTTTCACGTTTTAATAGATATTAGCTCTATGTGATAATATAGGACAACAAAGCTAAGGGTCACTTTTCAAATGCATGCTAGTTAATTGCAATAGTTGCATCGTGATTTATACTTATTCCTGTATTAGCTCCTTCAGAATTTTGAACTGTATGAGCTTCCTATATCGAATAAATTTTGGTGCAACTTTTTTATATCGAATAATATGTTTGAAGGTCTTCTCCTTAGCTTGCAGATCCAGTAGTCCAAAAGAAAGCAACCTTAGGGGAGGTCTTAAATGGTGATCGGCTGACCAGTGCCTTGCATGGGATGAAATTTAGGGAAGACAAACCTTGGGAGACTCTGTGTGAAAAGAAGCTAACAGGTGCTGAAGTTTCACTCTTTAGGGAAGCTGTCAGGAATGACTTTTACTTCCAAATGTATTGTGATAATCTTCCTGTGTGGGGTTTTGTTGGCAAAATTGATGAACAGAGCTGGACCCTGAACAAGCAGGGGCCAAGATATTATCTTTTCACACATATTCAATTTGATGCTTCCTTCAATGGGAACGAAATCGTGGAAGTTAATGCCTTTAGCGATCCAAATCATGTCATTGATATAACAGAGGATGTCGAACTCAATGTTAAGTTcacttattctattttttggAATGAAACTTCTGCTCAGTATGGAGATAGGATGAACAAGTATTTGAGGGCTTCACTACTGCCTATCAGTCAGAAAATCCACTGGTTTTCATTCCTTAATTCAGTTGCTATAATCGTACTGTTGATGGGATTGCTTACTTTGCTTTTTATGCGCCATCTCAAGAATGACTTGATGAAGTAATGTCCTGCAAATAAATTTACTCGAGTCTTTCATTATGTTTGGTAAATTAGCttacctattttttttttttttttttttttttttttttttttttttttttttttttttttttttttNGGTGTTCTGGTGGTGATGAAGAGGATGAAAGAGAGGTTGTTTGGAAATATCTTCATGGAGATGTATTTAGATGTCCTCCAAATTTGCCCCTCTTTAGTGCTGTTTTGGGTGTCGGTACACAGCTGCTGACTATGTAAGTTAATTTGAACTATTCTTCTATAAGTTATGTTCATCATAAAGTATTGATATGCTTCAACAGAAATACTCGCTTCCTTATTATGCAtgataagaaaaggaaaaatttcCATATTATCGTCATGGGCACTACAATCTAATTGCCTTTTTTTGACGGTCCAAAGCAACCTTAGACCAATgcattttaaagtaaaaaaaaaatacttgcaTGCATTCTGGGCTGCAACTATGTTTTGCAATCCAACTACTTGCATGCATTCAGGGCTGTGACTATGTTTTGCAGTCCAACTATAGTTTGACACGTGGAAAATTCCTgtctagttttttttaaaaatacattttagttttttctacTATATGATTGGGGTAGGCTgcaaaaaaacgaaaaaagaaaaaagaaaaaaaaaaaaaacagagtgcAGCCCTGGATGCACCCAAGTATTGCTctttaaaacaaaagcaacAAGGAAAAACAAACTCTAGCTTTTATAGGGGGTCGATGCTGAACTCATAGTGCCACCAAAAACATGTTAAATTTGTTGGATAACACAATTTGGAGTGTATTGAACACTTCAAGGGGTATATAATGGGTTTGATATTGtattctctttattttatttgagattCAATTAATGGCATGTTGatcaaaattaattgtatAACATGTGACTGCTGGAAAATGGAATATAGTTCTAAAGAAAACCTCAAGGACTTACGACCTTACTTGAACGGTGTTCTTGagttccaaaaaataaaaaacataaatgacctagaatttgaaagttaatatTCCTCAAAAACATTTTGTTTCGTCTATGTTATTAAAGGCAAAACGTCAACATGTGGCTTAATGTTACAATAGACAGCTTGTCCTTCTTTCAGTAACAAAGAGTTGCCAAGATTGTTGTTTACTATGACACATGGAAAATATATATGCTGCCTTCCCATGTCATTGTTGAGTCTACAGAAATTTATTATGTCAATGACATAGTTGGTGATGATGTTAACTTCGTGTTACTTGCACAGGACAACATTTAATGGATAACAACGTAAAGAACCTTTTCTGCATGTCTACAAACGTTTGTattaaaggattaaaaattcatattacAAGCTTTACTGCAGATAGCTTAACAAGACAGtgacagagagaaaaaaataattgataaatagaaaactaaaagGTGTTGCCTAGTAGGAAGTTGGAAACTGGTGTCTGAAGTGAATTGGATATATAATTTCGGATCAACCATGAAGTGAATTGGATATATAATttcggatcaaccaagagataagactAGAATTTGATTACCTCATGAAAAATTCACGAGAAAATTACAGCAGagtgaaaaaaatggaataggCATTCGAGAATTGGatatatttttccttcatgaaaaagaaaagttttgggAAACCTAGAGAAGTATAATAGAATCAGGGAAGCTGCTAGACATAATTTCTCAATCTGATGGACTAACCAGCTTATATAACTGTATAGCACCCTATGGTATCTAACGCCATGTTTATCAGTTTCTtagatcaaattttcaaaatttttttttttttttttctaatcttTGAGGAGTGTGTCCAACATAATGAcataatttacaatttttttcccTGCATACCTTGTTCGTGTTAATCCGGGTGATCCACAGTTTTGCTATAGCCCTAGTTCCTCTTTCTTGCTTTTTTCCTGGTCTTCTAACCTGTTTCTTGTGTAGCTGGTCTTCTAACCTGTTTCTTGTGTAGCTTATTGATAAGGGAACcttaatcctcagcccaaccatctaagcttttgttgaagcaagaacccttgaatcaaagaaattaacatctctttatataaaatatttaagctTTAAGCTTTTGTGGAAgtaagaacccttgaatcaaagaaattaacatctccttatataaaatatctaagcttttgttgaagcaagaaccctcgAATCAAAGGAATTAACAtttccaagcttttgttgaagcaagaacccttaaatcaaagaaattaacatcTCGTTATATAAAATTCGGATCAataaaattagattacctcttaagagcaagatttgaaattccgttctaaattgagtcactccacaatcgaacttgatcaaagATTGATGGAATGACTCAAATGCAATCTACCACTTTGACAAGTAAATTCCCACCCTTTTTCCACCACAAAAAATtatggaattaaaataataaataaagttttctaacaaattattcattaagGGCTAGTTATAGCAACCTCATCCACTACTTCAACTTCATCCTCAATTGAATCAgtttgtaacacatgaaataacAATGGAACCAAGTCTATCCAATTTGTTAgataaagaataaattattgttgaatCTTAGGCCTtcgatcgtgtaataggtccagttggaatATTTGGAACACCAGAAACTTTCCTTCCAACTTATGTTAAGGGTCCGTTAGTCAGGTGCAAGTACAACAGATTGCATAAAGGAAAGTGTTTTGACCCATAACacagaaatattattttttatgaagacTAGCACTAGCATCAGTTTAAGTGTGATCATGATCAAATCTACCGATattatttctctcattttgtatataaaatttttcaacAGGATTTGCAGTTTATTTCTTCTGGCGTTTCTAGGAATCCTTTACCCATACAATCGTGGATCATTAATCACCTCCATTATTGTGATCTATTCTCTTACATCAGTAGTTACTGGATATACATCTGCTTCTTTCCACTGCCAGTTTGCCGAGATTGGATGGGTAAATTTTGCCTCTCCCTGTGTGTTAACTTcatgatatatttttgtttacctGTATTTTTTTAGTAGCCCATGATCTTTTTGTTGGggattgttgagagggagtcccacattagttaatttagggttgatcatgagtttataagtaaggaatacatctccattgatatgaggccttttggggaagtccaaagcaaagccacgagagcttatgctcaaagtggacaatatcataccattgtggagagtctgATTCCTAACACTTTTAACATTTCCTTCTCTCATTTGATTTCGTCTTCTTATTTTCAGGAAAGAAGTGTTATTCTCTCAGCGATTCTGTATTTGGGGCCATCATGCTTCATAATTTCTATCCTAAATATTATTGCTATATCCAATGGAACTACTGCAGCACTGCCTATTGGCACCATCATAgtgattcttatcatatttacttttatcaGCCTCCCTTTGCTTGCATTCGGAGGGATAATAGGACATCGATTTAGATCCGAGTTTCAAGCGCCTTGCGCCACCAAGAGAAACCCGCGAGAGATTCCTCCTTTGGCTTGGTTCAGAAAACTTCCTTGTCAAATGTTCATTAGTGGTCTGTTGTCATTCAGCGCAGTTGTTCTTGAATTACATCACTTGTATGCAAGCATGTGGgggttcaaaattttcactcTTCCAAGCATTTTGTTCATCACATTCATCATCCTTGTCGTACTCACTGCAATCTTGAGCGTTGGTTTGACTTACATTCAGCTGTCGGTTGAAGATCATCAATGGTGGTGGAGGTATCTATTATGTCCAGCTTGCATGATTGAGATTGtcatccattttcttctatGTAATTACTGTCTTTTCAACCGTGCAGATCGGTGTTCTCCGGGGGCTCAACGGCCATCTTTATGTTTGGATATTGCATATACTTCTACGCCAGATCGAATATGAATGGTTTCTTGCAGCTATGCTTCTTCATAGGGTATAATGCTTGTTTATGTTACGCATTCTTCCTGGTGCTGGGAGTCGTAAGTTTCCACATTTCGTTGTTTTTCGTTCGTCGTATTTACAACGCTGTCAAAAGCGAATGAGTTCATTTGAGTTTCAATTTCTATCATCATATTGAGGGAAGAAGGATCATCCACTTGAAGAGATTCatagaaagaaggaaagaaaagaggcGTTAGTCATTGGATAATCGTCATTTCttgagttgcagaagatgaaaAATCTGTTGGGACTAAGAATCGATGTTGAATTGCTCTTTATTTGGAACTATAATATTCGTTCTTAAGATTTTGGACATTCTTTCAAATGGTAATTATTTGATACAATCGTAGGCTATTCATGTTTTTActcccttttttatttttcaagggACGAATGACCCATGGATATAGAGACATTAAATCGGTTAGAATTTTCTaaactctaaaccctaaatccaCCAGGCGGGTTCTCACACTCCTCTGGGCCAACTAGTCAAGCTAGCACTCGCTTGACGGGCTGTTGCTAGACACTCGAAGGAAATAATGACTTTCTAGCGTCATGACAATCATGATGGTCATTTCAATCTCGTAGTGTACGCGCTTGTACTTATCATAAAGGCAATGTATCCCGATGCACATGAACACACAACTATGCGCAACCTCATTCTTTCATCACATATTAAACTCGGTAGTTATGCGTACATGATTCTTATACatcatttcatacataacaaCTTTCAAGTcaaggtggtggtggtgatatGAAATCAACTCaagagaaagttttagaaCGGATTACTTTCAAGATCCAGAGTAAATAAAACTCGTTTTTAAACtcattcgaatcactccacaaaagATTTGATCACTCTAACATGCAAGTTTTAAATACAAGAATTTAGAAAGTGAAAACTTAACTTAACTCTCAACCAAGTTAAAATAGCTTTTTCATTCCAAAATGTCGTATTAAAGCAGTAATATGAATAAATGTTTATAACCTTCAAAATAAACCTTATAATAACCCATGGTTAATTGGGAGAGAGTAACCCCTTATAATAACCTAGGGTTAAGTGGAGGGTGTAACTTTGATGACCATCAATACCATACTAACCACTAACTAATTGtaacttaattaaaaacaattctctagaacttaaaaaatacaacaaaatCTTCTTAAATCTATTTCATCCATGTCAAGATTAAGACGCCTTATTTCGTATCATTCTCCccttcttcaagaggattcatCCTCGAATCTAATTGATACCCTTATAATGAAAACTTAAAATGATTTGCATTTCTtggttttaatcttttatttttaggtcATGTATGGatgtaaaaatgaaatgacagTGTCGCTTCTTGTGCATCCCACTGTTCTTGTCTTTCCCATGACTTTGTTGTTTTTCCCATGAATTTGATGTTGGCTTGGGTTTGAATCAATCATTAAATCTTGCTTTTCAATAAGCATTTTAATTTCGTGCAAGaattcaatagaaaaaatagGGAACTTAGCTTAAGTGTTCCGGTCAGAAAGAAAGTCCTTCCAATTTTGTGTATATGTCCTTTCGTATACAAAACATCGTTCTCTTCACAAACTCTAGTAACAGAATACTCTTTCCTTTTAATCTCTATACATGTGTCAAATATTTCTTCCTCAtactctttctcctttttactttctttcctttttgtctCTAATGGACATGGAGCGACATATACTTGCATACTGTTTTTGCTCGTCTCCATGTCATCAGTAATAATATCatcatttgaaatattatCTCGCACCATAAGACAATCTTGCTCTTTTTGAATGGGTTGTACAATTTGCCTCTCTCTTACTTGGTCCTACAAATCCAACTCTTGACGTAATTTGCACATGTATTCCATAGATCGGTGGATTCCATCCAAAATGGATCACTATTAACATGAGACTTCTCATCCATCTCTGGATTTCTATGCTTATAATCGATGTTCGTATCCTTTTTCCATGTAGAAGTAGAGTTGGAAAATGTTTTAGAAGAATACCGTTGAGACCGTCGTTGGATTTGTCTCTCGATCTTAATTGTAATGTGTAACAACTCCTCGATATTAGAATAAGGTTGTATATCAACCTTGTCTGCAATCTCCGTGTTTAACCCATTAAGAAATCGCGCCATGAGAGCCTCCATGTCCTCATCGAGATCTAGTCGATCCATCAATATATCCATCTCCTTGTAATCATCCTCCACAGACTTGCGTCCTTGTTTCAATGCTTGAAGCTTTTGCGCCATGTCCtgttgaaaatattgtggaACAAAACGCTTCCTCATGAACTCTTTGAACTCATATCATGAATCAATCGGTGCTTCAAGATTTATTCTCCTACTTGACATCAATTTATCCCACCAATTTTGAGCACATTGTTTGAATTGAGCAATGCATAACAGTACTCACTAAAATTATGACAGTTGAACACCGACTCCACCGTTTTCTCCCATTCAAGGTACTCATTTGGATCGGTTTTACCATAAAAcagttttaatttgatgctcCCCACGTTATGATCAATTCTATTGTCATAAGGAACTCGTTGTTGAAAATTATGATGCCTTCTTCCACAGTCTCTCCCTTGCATCAAGGCACGATCAATCACATGTGGATTATCCTTGTGTTGACTAGAATTGTCTCCCTCATATTGATCGGCATGTTGTCCAGGTAGTGGAATCCTCTCTCgagcttgattttgaatctccaatCTTCTTATTCGATCTGTCAATTCCTCTATTCC of Cucurbita pepo subsp. pepo cultivar mu-cu-16 unplaced genomic scaffold, ASM280686v2 Cp4.1_scaffold000222, whole genome shotgun sequence contains these proteins:
- the LOC111784514 gene encoding transmembrane 9 superfamily member 5-like isoform X1, whose translation is MSRSLPEIVIVLVLLGSLRFSCRLSTASPLNHRYIVGDPIPLFVNKVGPLNNPSETYQYYELPFCSPDPVVQKKATLGEVLNGDRLTSALHGMKFREDKPWETLCEKKLTGAEVSLFREAVRNDFYFQMYCDNLPVWGFVGKIDEQSWTLNKQGPRYYLFTHIQFDASFNGNEIVEVNAFSDPNHVIDITEDVELNVKFTYSIFWNETSAQYGDRMNKYLRASLLPISQKIHWFSFLNSVAIIVLLMGLLTLLFMRHLKNDLMKCSGGDEEDEREVVWKYLHGDVFRCPPNLPLFSAVLGVGTQLLTMICSLFLLAFLGILYPYNRGSLITSIIVIYSLTSVVTGYTSASFHCQFAEIGWERSVILSAILYLGPSCFIISILNIIAISNGTTAALPIGTIIVILIIFTFISLPLLAFGGIIGHRFRSEFQAPCATKRNPREIPPLAWFRKLPCQMFISGLLSFSAVVLELHHLYASMWGFKIFTLPSILFITFIILVVLTAILSVGLTYIQLSVEDHQWWWRSVFSGGSTAIFMFGYCIYFYARSNMNGFLQLCFFIGYNACLCYAFFLVLGVVSFHISLFFVRRIYNAVKSE
- the LOC111784514 gene encoding transmembrane 9 superfamily member 5-like isoform X2, which translates into the protein MNYHSAVQLADPVVQKKATLGEVLNGDRLTSALHGMKFREDKPWETLCEKKLTGAEVSLFREAVRNDFYFQMYCDNLPVWGFVGKIDEQSWTLNKQGPRYYLFTHIQFDASFNGNEIVEVNAFSDPNHVIDITEDVELNVKFTYSIFWNETSAQYGDRMNKYLRASLLPISQKIHWFSFLNSVAIIVLLMGLLTLLFMRHLKNDLMKCSGGDEEDEREVVWKYLHGDVFRCPPNLPLFSAVLGVGTQLLTMICSLFLLAFLGILYPYNRGSLITSIIVIYSLTSVVTGYTSASFHCQFAEIGWERSVILSAILYLGPSCFIISILNIIAISNGTTAALPIGTIIVILIIFTFISLPLLAFGGIIGHRFRSEFQAPCATKRNPREIPPLAWFRKLPCQMFISGLLSFSAVVLELHHLYASMWGFKIFTLPSILFITFIILVVLTAILSVGLTYIQLSVEDHQWWWRSVFSGGSTAIFMFGYCIYFYARSNMNGFLQLCFFIGYNACLCYAFFLVLGVVSFHISLFFVRRIYNAVKSE